The following are encoded in a window of Bacteroidota bacterium genomic DNA:
- the hemW gene encoding radical SAM family heme chaperone HemW, whose translation MASLYLHIPFCEKKCIYCDFYSIENFSPMEDFLAALHVEIDAYAGFGKKESFETIFFGGGTPSLLGPKQLESILSHLHRTYSIESDAEITVETNPGTVTKEKLFAYHSLGVNRLSIGVQSFHEDELRFLSRIHNSAQAFDCISFAREAGFDNLSIDLIYALPDQTKERWEANLQKAVALSPDHISAYGLIVEDNTPLSRMVSSRLVSPKPSDEEAEFYEMTMSFLEAHGFEHYEVSNYAKPGFRSRHNYNYWKHENYLSFGPSAHSFWREAGESKRWFNIANLSHYCSALHEGKLPLLTEEMLSSRQLRTERILLGLRSDGLDVRRLDAEFPSSANPHIRMIPDLVEAGSATFDGNILRLTQKGYLICDEICARLM comes from the coding sequence ATGGCTTCGCTATATCTGCATATTCCGTTCTGTGAAAAGAAGTGCATCTATTGTGACTTCTATTCAATCGAGAATTTTTCCCCGATGGAGGATTTTCTTGCTGCTTTGCATGTCGAGATTGATGCGTATGCCGGATTTGGCAAGAAGGAATCATTTGAGACGATCTTCTTCGGCGGAGGAACGCCATCGCTTCTCGGGCCGAAACAATTGGAATCGATCCTCTCGCATCTTCATCGTACATACTCCATCGAATCGGATGCTGAAATTACGGTTGAAACCAATCCCGGAACAGTAACGAAGGAAAAACTCTTTGCGTATCACTCACTGGGAGTGAACAGGCTGAGCATTGGCGTGCAATCGTTTCACGAGGATGAACTGCGGTTCCTAAGCAGGATTCACAACAGCGCTCAAGCGTTTGACTGCATCAGTTTTGCCCGTGAAGCAGGGTTCGACAATCTGAGTATCGATTTGATTTATGCTCTGCCTGATCAGACAAAAGAACGTTGGGAAGCAAACCTGCAAAAGGCGGTAGCGCTTTCTCCCGATCATATTTCCGCGTACGGTTTGATTGTGGAGGATAATACGCCGTTGTCGAGAATGGTAAGCTCGCGGCTCGTGTCGCCGAAGCCTTCGGACGAGGAGGCTGAATTCTACGAAATGACGATGTCGTTTCTTGAAGCGCATGGATTTGAACATTACGAAGTCTCGAATTATGCAAAGCCCGGCTTCCGCTCGCGCCACAACTACAACTACTGGAAGCACGAAAACTACCTCAGCTTCGGGCCTTCTGCACATTCATTCTGGAGGGAGGCCGGCGAATCGAAACGTTGGTTCAATATTGCAAACCTTTCGCACTACTGTTCTGCATTGCACGAGGGAAAGCTTCCGCTGCTGACTGAAGAGATGCTCTCGTCACGCCAACTCCGCACCGAGAGAATTTTGCTTGGTTTGCGGAGCGATGGATTGGACGTGAGGCGGTTGGACGCTGAATTTCCATCTTCTGCAAACCCGCATATTCGCATGATTCCCGATTTGGTTGAGGCAGGTTCGGCAACATTCGACGGCAATATCCTTCGTCTCACGCAAAAGGGCTATCTGATCTGTGACGAAATCTGTGCTCGCCTCATGTAG
- a CDS encoding GDP-mannose 4,6-dehydratase, which yields MRVLITGIDGFVGSHAADLLVTEGAEVHGTILRFDELRNIAHLKPSLVLHQADITNPGRVEELVQSIRPERILHIAGQAFVPASMSNPMETFQANLIGGLSILDAARKVKVATGTSPSVLVVTSGETYGRVAPDRLPITEDHPFSPTTPYAASKAALDIIAHQYAYSFGVDVVIVRPFNHAGPRQNPSFVVSDFARQFAEISLKKRRPVLHVGNISAKRDFTDVRDVVKAYWKLFDKQSDHTAFNVCSGHSVEIRDVLAMLREASGLQVEIVQEQQRVRSYDVAVVSASYGRLHAATGWKPEISLSTTIADTYMYWMNELRPTASGVTPSR from the coding sequence ATGCGCGTTCTGATTACGGGTATTGATGGATTTGTAGGAAGCCATGCAGCCGACCTGTTGGTGACGGAGGGTGCAGAAGTACACGGAACGATCCTTCGCTTCGACGAGCTGCGGAATATTGCCCATCTCAAACCCTCTCTTGTACTTCATCAAGCGGACATAACGAATCCCGGACGAGTCGAAGAACTTGTTCAGTCAATTCGTCCTGAAAGGATTCTCCACATCGCCGGGCAGGCTTTTGTGCCCGCTTCGATGAGCAACCCCATGGAGACGTTTCAAGCGAATCTCATCGGAGGTTTGTCGATACTTGATGCCGCACGAAAAGTGAAGGTAGCCACCGGAACTTCGCCTTCTGTTCTTGTTGTGACGAGCGGCGAGACGTACGGCCGGGTGGCGCCGGACCGTCTGCCGATCACGGAGGATCATCCATTCTCACCGACAACTCCCTATGCTGCAAGCAAAGCCGCACTGGATATTATTGCCCATCAATATGCATACTCCTTCGGGGTAGATGTAGTCATTGTCCGCCCGTTTAACCATGCAGGACCAAGACAGAACCCCTCATTCGTTGTTTCGGATTTTGCCCGACAGTTTGCAGAAATCTCGCTGAAGAAACGCCGACCTGTGCTACACGTCGGTAACATTTCAGCAAAGCGAGATTTCACGGACGTTCGCGATGTCGTAAAGGCATATTGGAAGTTGTTTGATAAACAGTCCGATCACACTGCGTTCAATGTTTGCTCCGGCCATTCTGTTGAGATTCGTGATGTACTCGCGATGCTTCGTGAAGCAAGCGGTCTTCAGGTCGAGATAGTCCAGGAGCAACAGCGAGTTCGTTCGTACGATGTAGCTGTTGTGTCGGCAAGCTACGGTCGGTTGCACGCTGCAACCGGATGGAAGCCCGAAATTTCCCTGAGCACGACAATTGCCGATACGTACATGTATTGGATGAACGAACTCCGCCCAACTGCATCCGGTGTTACCCCCTCCCGATGA
- the lepB gene encoding signal peptidase I, whose translation MAKEVTDKSKASASTAVGKAKDFFKDFVFVVGAFLVLNSMVLAAFEVPTGSMENEIMAGDFLFVNKFIYGGSTPRTIPLTNIRVPWFRVTDVLPFLKWRDVERGDVIVFEFPGQRDEAESPEFMFYLKRCIALSGDTVLIRDRHIYVNGKHVDFPRNVKFNSPRIIPAGVADPRIFPKGEAFNEDNWGPVVIPSKGDVITLSQATLDRWKTFIEREGSKVGFDGEGKMTIDGTPTQRYVVKRDYAFGMGDNRDNSLDGRFWGFIPKESIVGSPLIVYWSWNPDFSIFSDLIGKLTTIRFNRIGMLIK comes from the coding sequence ATGGCAAAAGAAGTAACCGACAAGAGCAAGGCATCTGCATCAACCGCAGTCGGCAAGGCAAAGGATTTCTTCAAGGATTTCGTGTTCGTTGTCGGCGCTTTTCTTGTCCTGAACAGCATGGTACTGGCCGCTTTCGAAGTGCCGACCGGCTCGATGGAAAACGAAATCATGGCTGGGGATTTTCTCTTTGTCAACAAGTTCATTTACGGCGGCAGCACGCCACGGACAATTCCTCTCACTAATATCCGGGTTCCGTGGTTTCGCGTAACGGATGTTCTTCCATTTCTCAAATGGCGGGACGTTGAGCGCGGCGACGTGATTGTCTTCGAGTTTCCGGGACAGCGCGATGAGGCGGAATCACCGGAATTCATGTTCTACCTGAAGCGTTGCATTGCATTGAGCGGGGATACAGTACTTATCCGTGACAGGCATATCTATGTAAACGGAAAGCATGTTGATTTTCCGAGAAATGTCAAGTTCAACAGTCCTCGCATTATTCCTGCAGGAGTTGCAGATCCGCGGATTTTCCCCAAAGGCGAAGCATTCAACGAAGACAACTGGGGACCCGTGGTCATCCCTTCGAAAGGCGACGTCATAACGCTTTCACAGGCGACGCTTGATCGTTGGAAGACGTTTATCGAGCGGGAGGGAAGCAAGGTTGGTTTCGACGGGGAAGGAAAAATGACGATTGATGGAACACCCACGCAACGCTACGTTGTGAAGCGTGACTATGCCTTCGGAATGGGAGACAACCGCGACAATAGTCTCGACGGACGATTCTGGGGCTTCATTCCGAAGGAGAGTATCGTCGGCTCGCCGTTGATTGTGTATTGGTCGTGGAATCCCGACTTCTCAATCTTCTCCGATCTGATTGGCAAGCTGACCACCATCCGGTTCAACAGAATCGGGATGCTGATCAAATAA
- the gmd gene encoding GDP-mannose 4,6-dehydratase: MKRALITGVTGQDGSYLAELLLSKGYHVTGMVRRASTENFERIEHLRAKIKIAQADLLDQLSLIDLIEEAQPDEIYNLAAQSFVPTSWIQPALTGEFTALGVTKVLEAIRLMNRKIKFYQASSSEMFGKVLEIPQTEKTPFYPRSPYGVAKVYGHFITVNYRESYNMFAVSGILFNHESPRRGLEFVTRKITDAVARIKLGVAKELRLGNLDAKRDWGFAGDYVEAMWLMLQQKEAQDFVIATGETHSVREFAQIAFDHVGLNWKKYVKVDKKFFRPAEVDQLVGSPNKAKRILGWKPRVNFEGLVRMMVDADLVRLQNGKGVR, encoded by the coding sequence ATGAAAAGAGCCCTCATTACCGGCGTTACCGGTCAGGACGGTTCCTATCTGGCGGAACTGCTGCTTTCGAAGGGTTACCATGTGACAGGGATGGTTCGTCGCGCAAGCACGGAGAACTTCGAGCGAATCGAACATCTTCGTGCAAAAATCAAGATTGCCCAGGCAGATTTGCTTGACCAGCTTTCGCTGATCGATCTGATCGAAGAAGCACAGCCCGATGAGATCTACAATCTCGCTGCACAGTCGTTCGTGCCGACATCCTGGATTCAACCCGCGCTGACGGGGGAATTTACAGCCCTCGGCGTTACGAAGGTGCTCGAAGCAATCCGCCTGATGAACCGGAAGATCAAGTTCTATCAGGCAAGCAGCAGTGAAATGTTCGGCAAGGTTCTGGAAATCCCCCAAACCGAAAAGACGCCCTTCTATCCCCGCAGTCCGTACGGTGTGGCGAAGGTGTACGGACATTTCATCACCGTGAACTATCGGGAAAGCTACAATATGTTTGCTGTGTCGGGAATTCTGTTCAATCATGAATCGCCGCGTCGGGGTCTGGAATTTGTGACGCGCAAGATCACCGATGCGGTTGCCCGCATCAAACTCGGTGTGGCGAAGGAACTTCGCCTCGGCAACCTGGATGCGAAGCGTGACTGGGGTTTTGCCGGCGACTACGTGGAAGCGATGTGGCTGATGCTTCAACAAAAGGAAGCGCAGGATTTTGTTATTGCCACGGGTGAAACACATTCCGTACGCGAGTTTGCGCAGATTGCTTTTGATCATGTCGGGTTGAATTGGAAGAAGTATGTGAAAGTGGACAAGAAATTCTTCCGTCCAGCGGAAGTCGACCAACTTGTCGGCAGTCCGAATAAAGCAAAAAGGATCCTCGGCTGGAAGCCCCGCGTAAACTTCGAGGGTCTCGTTCGCATGATGGTTGATGCGGACCTTGTCCGACTGCAGAACGGCAAAGGCGTCCGGTAG
- a CDS encoding glycosyltransferase family 4 protein, whose translation MNILVVNWQDIKNPQAGGAEVHLHEVFERIAAKGHRVTLACSTFPGAASEESLNGIRVIRRGGRFLFNFRFVFEYLTRFRKDRYDIVVDDMNKIPFFTPLFVREPIYGVTHHLFGKSIFLETNLLLASYVYGMEQAAVALYKNRRIPFIVGSPSTERELKQAGFSAEEVSLIHYGVDHSTHHLKGAVKSPTPLIGYFGRLKKYKSVDHFLLSLPVVMNHVPNLKAVIVGEGDDRPRLEAMARQLGLSKAVEFTGFVSEERKIALLQHMWLKVTTSSKEGWGLTVIEANACGTPVVASNVEGLRDAVQNGKTGLLYEFGNVADLSSKMLQLLTDEALRRRLASNAVEWSKKFDWDHAAEETLGLLRKRLVSR comes from the coding sequence ATGAATATTCTCGTTGTCAACTGGCAGGATATCAAGAATCCGCAAGCCGGTGGCGCTGAAGTCCATCTCCATGAAGTTTTCGAGCGCATTGCGGCGAAGGGACACAGGGTAACTCTTGCCTGCTCGACATTTCCCGGGGCCGCTTCTGAAGAGAGTCTGAACGGAATCCGCGTTATCCGCAGGGGAGGGAGATTCTTGTTCAACTTCAGATTTGTGTTCGAATACCTGACGCGGTTCCGGAAAGATCGGTACGACATAGTTGTTGATGATATGAACAAGATTCCGTTCTTCACCCCACTCTTCGTACGAGAACCGATTTACGGCGTAACTCATCATTTATTCGGCAAGAGTATTTTTCTTGAGACGAATCTCCTGCTTGCTTCGTATGTGTATGGGATGGAGCAGGCGGCCGTTGCACTATATAAGAATCGACGCATCCCCTTTATCGTGGGTTCACCAAGTACGGAACGGGAACTGAAGCAGGCCGGCTTTTCTGCAGAGGAGGTGTCCCTGATACATTACGGTGTTGATCATTCCACACATCATCTCAAAGGCGCGGTCAAAAGTCCGACTCCTCTCATAGGGTATTTCGGAAGGTTGAAGAAGTACAAAAGCGTTGATCATTTTCTGTTGTCACTTCCTGTCGTGATGAATCACGTTCCGAACCTCAAGGCGGTAATCGTCGGAGAAGGAGATGACAGGCCAAGACTCGAGGCAATGGCAAGGCAACTGGGGTTGAGTAAGGCTGTTGAGTTTACAGGCTTTGTTTCGGAAGAGAGGAAAATAGCACTGTTGCAACACATGTGGCTCAAAGTCACAACATCATCGAAAGAAGGGTGGGGGCTCACGGTAATCGAAGCGAATGCATGCGGCACTCCGGTTGTAGCAAGCAATGTCGAGGGTCTGCGCGATGCCGTACAGAACGGTAAAACAGGGTTGCTTTATGAGTTCGGAAACGTGGCCGACCTTTCCTCGAAAATGCTGCAACTTCTTACAGATGAAGCGCTTAGACGCCGGCTTGCAAGCAATGCAGTTGAGTGGTCAAAAAAATTCGATTGGGATCACGCAGCAGAGGAGACCCTTGGTCTGTTGCGAAAACGGCTCGTCAGCCGATGA
- the lepB gene encoding signal peptidase I produces the protein MHTVSGMNEGASPEVEVPSLRTRDYIQILILTILIAVFLKTCVVEAYRIPSASMENTLLVGDFLLANKFIYGAQSPQYVPFTRIELPQLRFPAITSPRRGDILVFRLPEDAQERYSSFSTSYVKRCIALPGDTISIVNRKVTVNGAAIAPPQSAKKGTRSIFPEGYGDSRIFPKGSKYNEDNYGALVVPKQGDTLHLDHDTFMAAKGVVEHEGHEIRLDPEGRVTVDGIVQDRYVVRKNYYFVIGDNRDNSLDSRFWGFVPEDCIIGKAFLIYWSWNEGSAGSSFWSRLNNVRWERLGMIIR, from the coding sequence ATGCACACTGTGTCCGGCATGAACGAGGGTGCTTCGCCCGAAGTAGAAGTGCCCTCCTTGCGCACACGGGACTATATCCAGATCCTCATCCTCACCATTCTGATTGCCGTATTTCTTAAAACATGTGTTGTGGAGGCGTATCGTATTCCCTCGGCATCGATGGAGAATACATTGCTTGTCGGGGACTTCCTTCTCGCCAACAAATTTATCTACGGTGCGCAATCGCCGCAGTATGTTCCCTTCACTCGTATCGAACTTCCCCAACTTCGGTTTCCTGCCATCACGTCACCGCGCAGGGGCGATATTCTTGTGTTCAGGCTTCCGGAGGATGCGCAGGAACGATACTCATCTTTTTCGACAAGCTACGTCAAGCGGTGCATCGCATTGCCGGGCGACACGATTTCAATCGTGAACAGGAAGGTGACGGTAAACGGCGCTGCCATTGCACCGCCGCAGTCCGCGAAGAAAGGAACACGCAGCATTTTCCCCGAGGGGTACGGCGATTCACGGATTTTTCCCAAGGGTTCCAAATACAACGAAGACAACTACGGCGCCCTCGTTGTGCCGAAGCAGGGCGACACATTACATCTTGATCATGATACGTTTATGGCCGCGAAGGGTGTAGTTGAGCACGAAGGGCATGAAATCCGGCTGGACCCGGAAGGCCGTGTCACGGTTGACGGTATTGTACAGGACCGGTATGTCGTGCGGAAGAACTATTACTTTGTCATCGGCGACAATCGGGACAACTCGCTCGACAGCCGGTTTTGGGGGTTTGTTCCGGAGGATTGCATCATTGGAAAGGCGTTTCTCATCTACTGGTCTTGGAATGAAGGAAGTGCTGGCAGCTCGTTTTGGTCCCGCCTCAATAATGTCCGTTGGGAGAGATTAGGGATGATTATCCGGTAG
- a CDS encoding DUF2723 domain-containing protein — protein sequence MTHKTLNRIIGALAFLVPMVMYAFTIAPTVVFWDVGEFIAAAYMMQVPHPPGAPLFLILTRVGMMFPIAEDLAVRAHLLSACLSALAIMFAYLFMVRVIIKIRGSAETLADKITTYGTSFIGAMTLAFTTTYWDNSIEAEVYGASMFFLTTILWLVMRWLERANNEGNEKYILLIAYLIGLSLGVHLLALLAIFPVLMIIYFQRYEYSLNSFIKFGAVAVAVFFVVYPGIVKWMPGMMDGEFQGQRSAVWEFLPWLLLGGSMYGIYYSYVHKKKTLHIALLSGVMIFFGYTTYTSVIIRANENPPMNENDPSNLARLTSYLGREQYGDAPFVKRRYSQEPQHQGIYTNYTSDMDFLIRYQLNHMFFRYMGWNFVGSAGDYQDAGVAAKDTFAIPLLIGLFGFYYHFRRDWKMGLTLLAAFIILGPILALYQNQQEPQPRERDYFYVGAYYIFSVWIAIGLVGIIDTLRRKIPISATAIAAASVILFLGAIPANLIRVNFESHDRRGDYVAWDYSYNILQTCEPDAILFTNGDNDTFPLWYLQDVEGIRRDVRIVNLSLVNTPWYIQQMKNKPYYTEAKAVPISLSDRQIEAIQPIQFEARAMSLPVSADVYSRFGVTDTAWVNKGRIEFTMRPTLRFGEVSAIRVQDILVQDIIMTNKWERPVYFAVTCSPDSKIGLDEYLWFNGLAWRLEPHKIPSQDAGINPEILETNLFNEPEGFSKTHQYGYKFRGINDPNVYYNENTTRLMINYRSAFIRMALYHGNVTNNPEKALAALDRMEYLVPRSKIPMGWELSSDVAAFYLRLGRAETYEKMISDIEPELLRAIDRGEYNMSSYYNPFRVLLEIYENRREYAKAIDILNRLQAMFPGDPNISQRITALQALQSTQQKTDTLGQSK from the coding sequence ATGACGCACAAGACGTTGAATCGTATCATCGGCGCGCTGGCATTCCTTGTTCCGATGGTCATGTATGCCTTTACCATCGCTCCCACCGTCGTGTTTTGGGATGTAGGTGAGTTTATTGCTGCCGCCTACATGATGCAAGTGCCGCATCCGCCGGGTGCGCCGTTGTTCCTGATTCTTACCCGCGTAGGCATGATGTTTCCGATTGCGGAGGATCTTGCCGTGCGCGCACATCTGCTTTCTGCATGCTTGAGCGCTCTGGCAATCATGTTTGCGTACCTGTTCATGGTACGCGTGATCATCAAGATCAGGGGTTCCGCTGAAACGCTTGCGGATAAGATCACCACTTACGGGACTTCGTTTATCGGCGCCATGACGCTTGCGTTTACAACAACATACTGGGATAACTCCATTGAGGCCGAAGTGTACGGCGCAAGTATGTTCTTCCTTACTACAATCCTGTGGCTTGTTATGCGGTGGCTGGAACGTGCGAACAACGAAGGAAACGAGAAGTATATTCTTCTGATCGCGTATCTGATCGGCTTGTCGTTGGGCGTTCATTTGCTGGCCCTGCTTGCAATCTTCCCTGTGTTGATGATCATCTACTTTCAGCGGTATGAATACTCGCTCAACAGCTTTATCAAGTTTGGCGCGGTTGCCGTTGCGGTGTTCTTTGTTGTGTATCCCGGAATCGTGAAGTGGATGCCCGGAATGATGGATGGCGAGTTTCAAGGGCAGAGAAGTGCCGTGTGGGAATTTCTGCCCTGGCTGTTGTTGGGGGGCAGCATGTACGGCATTTACTACTCGTATGTTCATAAGAAGAAAACGCTGCACATTGCATTACTCTCCGGCGTGATGATTTTCTTCGGATATACGACCTACACGAGTGTCATCATCAGGGCGAATGAAAATCCGCCTATGAATGAAAACGATCCGAGCAATCTTGCGCGGTTGACTTCTTACCTTGGTCGTGAACAATACGGCGATGCGCCGTTTGTCAAGCGGCGGTACAGCCAGGAACCCCAGCATCAGGGAATCTACACCAATTACACAAGCGACATGGATTTCCTGATTCGCTATCAGCTGAATCACATGTTCTTCCGGTACATGGGCTGGAACTTTGTTGGCAGTGCCGGAGACTATCAGGATGCAGGCGTGGCCGCAAAGGATACGTTTGCCATTCCGCTACTCATAGGGTTGTTCGGATTCTACTATCACTTCAGGCGTGACTGGAAAATGGGTTTAACGCTGCTGGCCGCATTTATTATCCTTGGCCCGATACTCGCGCTGTATCAGAATCAGCAAGAGCCGCAGCCACGCGAGCGTGATTATTTCTACGTCGGGGCGTACTACATTTTTTCAGTCTGGATAGCAATCGGCCTTGTGGGGATCATCGATACGTTACGCAGGAAAATCCCGATTTCGGCAACCGCCATTGCGGCTGCAAGTGTTATCCTTTTTCTTGGCGCGATCCCGGCGAACCTCATTCGTGTGAACTTCGAGTCGCATGACCGCAGAGGAGACTATGTTGCGTGGGATTATTCGTACAATATTCTGCAAACCTGTGAGCCGGATGCAATTCTCTTCACGAACGGGGATAACGACACATTTCCGCTCTGGTATTTGCAGGATGTCGAGGGCATCCGGCGCGACGTCCGGATCGTCAATCTGAGCCTCGTGAATACTCCCTGGTATATTCAACAGATGAAGAATAAGCCGTACTACACCGAGGCGAAGGCGGTACCCATAAGTCTGTCCGATCGTCAGATTGAGGCCATCCAGCCCATTCAATTCGAAGCCAGAGCCATGTCGCTTCCCGTTTCCGCAGACGTGTATTCCAGGTTCGGCGTAACGGATACTGCTTGGGTGAACAAGGGGAGGATTGAATTCACGATGCGTCCGACTTTGCGCTTTGGCGAAGTCTCGGCGATCCGTGTTCAAGATATTCTCGTCCAGGATATCATCATGACGAACAAATGGGAGCGGCCGGTTTACTTTGCAGTGACCTGCTCGCCCGACAGTAAGATTGGCTTGGATGAATATCTATGGTTCAACGGATTGGCGTGGAGGTTGGAGCCGCACAAGATTCCCAGCCAGGATGCCGGCATCAATCCGGAGATTCTTGAAACAAATCTCTTCAATGAACCCGAAGGATTCTCCAAGACGCATCAGTACGGGTACAAGTTCCGCGGCATCAACGATCCGAACGTATACTACAACGAAAATACAACGCGGTTGATGATTAATTATCGTTCGGCGTTCATTCGCATGGCCTTGTATCACGGCAACGTCACGAACAACCCGGAAAAAGCGTTGGCAGCATTGGATCGGATGGAGTATCTTGTTCCGCGGTCGAAAATTCCTATGGGATGGGAGTTGTCGTCCGATGTTGCGGCATTCTATCTTCGTCTCGGAAGAGCTGAGACATATGAAAAAATGATTTCAGATATCGAGCCCGAATTGTTGCGCGCCATCGACCGGGGTGAGTACAATATGAGCTCGTACTACAATCCGTTCCGCGTGTTGCTGGAGATTTATGAGAATAGAAGGGAGTATGCCAAGGCGATTGATATTCTGAACCGGTTGCAGGCAATGTTTCCGGGCGACCCGAATATCTCTCAGAGAATAACAGCATTACAGGCGCTCCAATCCACACAACAAAAGACTGATACCTTAGGACAGAGTAAATGA